The following are encoded in a window of Brevibacillus sp. DP1.3A genomic DNA:
- the bla gene encoding subclass B1 metallo-beta-lactamase: protein MKNHKGWIGKAVCSLFLTVAVTLTSFSNQTTIAQVTTSTPTQITNPGKSIVLTKLNDKVWLHTSYNEWNGTTYDHNGLIVSTSKGVVLIDTAWGDTQKTEELLQMIKKHWKKDVVLALITHAHDDSISGIRALLHQKIDVRSTRLTAKLAKEYGYPSPNPTLDEKPVIKVGDTILEAYYPGEGHSSDNITVWLPQSKILFGGCFVKSLDAKDLGNLSDANVEQWDDSVQKVIEKYPQVETVVPGHGNTGGKNLLDHTIELIKQHSQKQEAALK, encoded by the coding sequence TTGAAGAATCATAAGGGTTGGATAGGGAAAGCAGTATGTAGTTTGTTCCTGACAGTCGCCGTTACTCTAACATCTTTTTCTAATCAAACGACGATTGCCCAAGTTACAACATCAACTCCCACTCAGATTACCAATCCAGGGAAAAGCATTGTGTTAACAAAATTAAATGACAAAGTATGGTTACATACATCCTATAATGAATGGAATGGCACAACCTATGACCACAATGGCTTAATCGTTTCTACGTCCAAAGGAGTCGTCCTGATTGATACAGCATGGGGGGACACTCAAAAAACGGAAGAGCTATTACAGATGATTAAGAAGCATTGGAAGAAAGACGTTGTTCTGGCTCTGATTACGCATGCACATGATGACAGCATTTCAGGTATCCGGGCGTTACTCCATCAAAAAATAGATGTACGCAGTACACGTTTGACGGCAAAATTAGCGAAAGAATATGGATATCCTTCGCCCAATCCGACACTCGATGAAAAGCCCGTAATAAAGGTAGGCGACACCATCTTAGAAGCCTATTATCCTGGGGAAGGGCATTCGAGTGATAACATTACCGTTTGGCTTCCCCAATCCAAAATATTATTCGGTGGATGCTTCGTCAAATCATTAGATGCTAAGGACCTCGGAAATCTTTCAGATGCCAATGTAGAACAATGGGATGACTCCGTTCAGAAGGTAATCGAAAAATATCCACAGGTCGAAACGGTTGTACCTGGACATGGGAACACGGGAGGCAAAAACTTGCTTGATCACACCATTGAGCTAATCAAACAACATTCTCAGAAGCAAGAAGCTGCCTTGAAATGA
- a CDS encoding FHA domain-containing protein codes for MIDNGAYLLVKKGDLNQFATRKYLTKDRCTIGRKGTSFQLDITFNSPYISRMHAAFQRIGNDYKIIDLESKHGTEVNGTPLHYSSHILRHGDQISLSKGIAELVFLREVNRLDDTVELPLTQPKSDSLLPGLEFHLERREVRLDGTRLHLTGKDMDLLKLLYQKANQAVSFEEIMLTVWPERMLHEGNVPDVGRVEVNALVYRLRKKLRRFGQQITTIPRYGYRLDV; via the coding sequence ATGATAGACAACGGTGCATACTTACTCGTAAAAAAAGGGGACCTCAACCAATTTGCCACGCGCAAATATCTCACCAAGGATCGCTGTACAATTGGGCGGAAGGGGACAAGCTTTCAACTGGACATTACATTTAATAGTCCGTACATTTCGAGAATGCATGCAGCCTTCCAAAGGATCGGGAACGATTACAAGATTATCGATCTGGAAAGCAAGCATGGCACAGAGGTAAACGGGACGCCCCTTCATTATTCGTCTCACATTCTTCGTCACGGCGATCAAATAAGCTTGTCAAAAGGGATAGCAGAGCTCGTCTTTTTACGAGAGGTCAATAGACTGGATGATACGGTGGAGCTCCCTCTCACGCAGCCAAAGAGCGATTCGCTTTTGCCAGGTTTAGAGTTTCATCTGGAGAGAAGAGAAGTTCGTCTCGACGGGACTAGACTGCATTTGACCGGAAAAGATATGGATTTGCTGAAGCTTCTCTACCAAAAGGCGAACCAGGCTGTTAGTTTTGAAGAAATTATGCTGACAGTCTGGCCAGAGCGAATGCTGCATGAGGGTAATGTCCCGGATGTCGGACGAGTGGAAGTCAATGCGCTCGTCTATCGATTAAGGAAAAAGCTTCGGCGCTTCGGGCAGCAAATCACGACGATTCCGCGATATGGATATCGCTTAGATGTTTAA
- the blaBBI gene encoding BBI family class A beta-lactamase, with product MKAHQSKRIGFTVKTIFLTLLTLTGCSSPEAPVVKTETTASAMDLKFAALEKKFDAKLGVYAIDTETDLAVAYREDERFAFASTYKALAAGAVLHQKPLEELDKVITYTKDDLVTYSPITEKHVATGMTLREVADAAVRYSDNTAGNLLFKELGGPKGFESALRQIGDSVTTSERYETELNEAKPEDIRDTSTPKALATSLRAYTVGDALSAEKQTILIEWLQGNTTGDKLIRAGVPKDWKVGDKTGAASYGTRNDIGIIWPPNKKPIVIAVLSSRDKQDATYDDALIAEATKVAVDALTAVKP from the coding sequence ATGAAAGCTCACCAATCTAAACGGATCGGATTCACAGTGAAAACGATTTTTCTCACGCTTCTCACGCTCACTGGTTGCTCTTCTCCAGAAGCACCTGTCGTAAAAACGGAAACGACAGCATCTGCAATGGATCTAAAGTTCGCTGCGCTGGAAAAGAAGTTTGATGCGAAGCTCGGCGTATATGCGATCGATACCGAAACAGATTTGGCAGTTGCTTATCGCGAAGATGAACGATTCGCTTTTGCCTCTACGTACAAGGCTTTAGCCGCAGGTGCAGTTTTGCATCAGAAACCGTTGGAAGAGCTAGACAAAGTCATCACCTACACCAAGGATGATCTCGTTACTTATTCACCCATCACAGAAAAACACGTAGCGACCGGGATGACTCTTCGCGAGGTTGCAGACGCCGCGGTTCGCTATAGTGACAACACGGCGGGAAATCTGTTGTTCAAAGAATTGGGTGGACCTAAAGGCTTTGAATCAGCTTTGAGACAGATTGGTGATAGTGTTACGACATCCGAGCGCTATGAGACGGAATTGAATGAGGCTAAACCAGAAGATATTCGCGATACAAGCACACCGAAAGCACTTGCAACGAGCCTAAGAGCCTATACGGTAGGGGATGCGCTGTCGGCGGAGAAGCAGACGATTCTTATCGAGTGGCTGCAAGGCAACACGACGGGAGACAAGCTGATTCGGGCGGGCGTCCCCAAAGACTGGAAGGTCGGAGATAAGACGGGAGCAGCAAGCTACGGAACGCGAAACGATATAGGTATCATATGGCCACCGAATAAAAAGCCCATTGTCATTGCAGTGCTGTCGAGCAGAGATAAGCAGGACGCCACTTATGATGATGCGCTCATTGCTGAAGCTACCAAGGTTGCTGTTGACGCACTGACGGCTGTAAAACCGTAA
- the blaI gene encoding penicillinase repressor BlaI, whose protein sequence is MSTSMPSISEAEWRVMNVLWERSPLTANEIISSLEGQTDWNPKTVRTLLNRLVQKNAVGVNQNQRVYTFYPLYSQNECQHAEAQSFLERIYSGALKSMLVQFIQKESLSDEEIQELRSILDAKQTSTDAPKK, encoded by the coding sequence ATGTCTACATCTATGCCAAGTATTTCAGAAGCGGAATGGCGAGTGATGAATGTGCTATGGGAAAGGTCACCGCTGACGGCCAACGAAATTATTTCCTCCTTGGAAGGTCAAACGGATTGGAACCCAAAAACAGTACGTACTCTTTTGAATCGTTTGGTTCAAAAAAATGCCGTTGGAGTCAATCAAAACCAAAGAGTCTATACGTTTTATCCGTTGTACTCGCAAAATGAATGCCAGCACGCTGAGGCACAGTCCTTTCTGGAGCGGATTTACAGCGGAGCGCTAAAATCGATGTTGGTTCAGTTCATTCAGAAGGAATCCTTATCGGACGAGGAGATTCAGGAGTTGCGTTCCATATTGGATGCGAAACAAACATCGACTGATGCTCCTAAAAAATGA
- a CDS encoding BlaR1 family beta-lactam sensor/signal transducer encodes MFVNYMVISLIVSSCTIALIFLIRKVFRTQLSARWQYNLWFLLLVALTPVFIPNYFFDFGNLFVSDMNQRNAAGSSTLAAQAPVFENVNWVQDLTLSVNSHTTDSFPTILVSIWVVGMIVCASITLSAWLKIRQIKRTASVITNQEIIDLFEQCKKDVKINRNIVLAESKQVKSPMTFGVFTTYVILPSHFDEWLSINEMKYIFLHELMHKKNNDIVMNYVTVVYQLLYWFHPLVWLAFREMRVDREIACDVAVLNFLDKRNYVEYGHTIIKFLDKESRTGNVVLANQLNGCKKAVKKRIEKIASHKAESKLLQLKSTFIFSMMGVLVASQVLVGSALADDRSRYHFQDDRTIYEDLDNYFRGYEGSFVLYDWKADQYRIYNKAGSTQRISPNSTYKIFLTLFGLETDVISREGSLLKWDGIRYPYEQWNHDQDLFTAMRYSTNWYFKELDKSISPDTLQAFLEQLNYGNYNTSGGIGEYWIESSLKISPVEQVQLLKAFYTNQFGFQENNIQTVKDSIRLSEKAGSILSGKTGTGAVNQKDVNGWFVGYVENKEGTYFFATNIQSEDDANGPAAAEITLSILKAKGLY; translated from the coding sequence ATGTTCGTCAATTATATGGTGATTAGCTTGATCGTTTCTTCCTGCACGATCGCGCTAATTTTCTTGATTCGAAAAGTATTTCGCACCCAGCTGTCGGCTAGATGGCAGTACAATTTGTGGTTTCTCTTGCTGGTCGCTTTGACGCCAGTATTTATTCCGAATTACTTTTTTGATTTTGGAAATCTATTTGTCTCAGACATGAATCAGCGTAATGCAGCCGGCAGCTCGACGCTCGCTGCGCAAGCTCCTGTGTTTGAAAATGTGAATTGGGTACAGGATTTAACGTTGTCGGTAAATAGCCATACAACTGACTCCTTTCCTACGATTCTCGTCAGCATATGGGTAGTCGGCATGATCGTTTGTGCTTCGATCACGTTATCAGCCTGGTTAAAAATCCGGCAGATCAAGCGGACAGCATCTGTGATCACTAATCAAGAAATCATCGATTTGTTTGAACAATGCAAGAAGGATGTAAAAATAAATCGGAACATCGTGTTAGCAGAATCCAAGCAGGTCAAATCTCCGATGACGTTTGGCGTTTTTACGACGTATGTTATTCTTCCCAGTCATTTTGATGAATGGCTGTCGATCAATGAAATGAAGTATATCTTTTTGCATGAGCTCATGCACAAAAAAAACAATGATATCGTCATGAACTACGTGACCGTCGTGTATCAGCTTTTGTACTGGTTCCATCCATTAGTTTGGCTGGCATTTCGGGAAATGAGAGTGGACCGTGAAATTGCTTGTGATGTAGCTGTGTTGAACTTTTTAGACAAGCGAAATTATGTGGAATATGGTCATACCATCATTAAGTTTTTGGATAAAGAAAGTCGAACTGGAAATGTTGTTTTGGCCAATCAGTTAAACGGTTGCAAGAAGGCAGTGAAAAAACGAATCGAGAAAATCGCATCCCACAAGGCCGAATCAAAGCTGTTGCAGTTAAAAAGTACGTTCATTTTTTCCATGATGGGCGTCTTGGTTGCCAGTCAGGTTCTTGTTGGTTCCGCTTTAGCTGACGATCGCAGTCGCTATCATTTTCAAGATGATCGAACCATTTACGAGGATTTAGACAACTATTTCCGTGGTTATGAAGGTAGTTTTGTCTTATATGATTGGAAAGCCGACCAGTATCGGATTTACAACAAGGCAGGAAGTACACAACGAATTTCACCGAACTCCACCTACAAGATTTTTCTCACCTTGTTTGGATTGGAGACCGATGTGATTTCGAGGGAAGGCTCCCTGTTAAAATGGGATGGAATCCGTTATCCGTATGAGCAGTGGAACCACGATCAAGATCTATTTACCGCGATGCGATACTCCACGAACTGGTACTTTAAAGAGTTGGATAAGAGCATCTCTCCGGATACATTGCAAGCTTTTCTGGAACAATTGAACTACGGAAATTACAATACATCTGGTGGAATCGGCGAATATTGGATAGAATCTTCCTTGAAGATTTCTCCGGTGGAGCAGGTACAATTATTAAAAGCGTTCTATACGAACCAGTTTGGTTTTCAAGAAAACAATATCCAGACGGTGAAAGATTCCATCCGCTTATCGGAAAAGGCGGGTTCGATTCTTTCCGGGAAAACAGGTACAGGCGCCGTCAATCAAAAAGACGTGAACGGTTGGTTCGTTGGATATGTAGAGAACAAGGAGGGCACCTACTTCTTTGCTACAAATATACAAAGCGAAGATGACGCGAATGGACCTGCAGCAGCAGAAATAACCTTGTCTATTTTGAAAGCGAAAGGTCTTTACTAG
- a CDS encoding helix-turn-helix domain-containing protein, whose translation MPAKKGQKFKHYSEELKLQAIQMRLKGVSKRVIMEELKIHDEDRLKVWMRKYRKLGEFGLLDQRGRREEYIDANRYIEKLKRENKMLKKCLEIWMREVQSISMPQSRKQQENTPSVSSVSCLASQEVDTTHT comes from the coding sequence ATGCCAGCAAAGAAAGGGCAGAAGTTTAAGCATTATAGTGAAGAACTTAAGTTGCAAGCAATTCAGATGAGATTAAAGGGTGTTTCCAAACGGGTGATCATGGAAGAATTGAAAATTCATGATGAGGACCGACTAAAGGTCTGGATGCGGAAGTATAGGAAACTCGGAGAGTTTGGTCTTCTAGATCAACGTGGCCGTCGCGAAGAATACATAGATGCAAACAGATATATCGAAAAGTTAAAGCGGGAGAATAAGATGCTAAAAAAGTGCTTGGAAATCTGGATGCGGGAGGTGCAGTCCATAAGTATGCCGCAATCAAGAAAGCAGCAGGAGAATACACCATCAGTGAGCTCTGTAAGCTGTTTGGCGTCTCAAGAAGTGGATACTACGCATACTTAA